The following proteins are encoded in a genomic region of Nicotiana sylvestris chromosome 4, ASM39365v2, whole genome shotgun sequence:
- the LOC138889791 gene encoding uncharacterized protein, whose translation METDCIRYVQKFHQCQIHADMIRVPPNELNATSAPWPFAAWGIDVIGPIQPTASNRHKFILVAIDYFTKWVEDASYKVVAKKVIADFVKDSIICQFGVPESIITDNAANLNSDLMKAMFRTSTRATPYLLAYGTKVVIPAEVEIPSLRIIQEAELSDAEWIRSCYEQLTLIDGKRMNVVCHGQLYQKRMSRASTIGSDQDSSHRGSWC comes from the exons atggaaacagatTGCATCCGGTACGTCCAAAAATTCCAccaatgccagatacatgcagacatgattagggtaccaccaaatgaactcaatgcaacaagtgcaccttggccttttgctgcctGGGGAATTGATGTAATCGGTCCGATccagcccactgcttcaaacaggcacaagttcattttagtggccatcgattacttcacaaaatgggtggaggatgcatcttacaaagttgtagcCAAGAAAGTCattgcagattttgtcaaggatagtATTATTTGTCAATTTGGGGTTCCCGAGtccatcatcactgataatgccgccaatctcaacagtgatctaatgaaagccatgt tccgcacatcaactagggcaacTCCCTATTTGCTGGCTTATGGTACCAAAgttgtcattcccgccgaggtagaaattccttctttaaggatcatacaagaagccgaactcagtgatgcagaatggataaggagctgcTATGAGCAACTaaccctcatagatggaaaaagaatgaatgtagtatgtcatggtcagctttatcagaaaaGAATGTCTAGAGCTTCGACAATAGGGTCAGACCAAGATAGTTCTCACCGGGGCAGTTGGTGCTGA